From one Staphylococcus kloosii genomic stretch:
- a CDS encoding XkdX family protein, with product MKMLFPKFNDIKTMYSWGCYTNDQIKWFVDMEVIDKEEYALITGEKYPEPQA from the coding sequence ATGAAGATGTTGTTTCCGAAATTTAACGATATTAAAACCATGTATAGCTGGGGATGTTATACAAATGACCAAATTAAATGGTTTGTTGATATGGAAGTCATCGACAAAGAAGAATACGCACTAATTACTGGTGAAAAATATCCAGAACCACAGGCTTAG
- a CDS encoding DUF2977 domain-containing protein: protein MRITINDNNEITGYAIVGGIEGDFEIDDSIIPHDFTQNYKPKYYLYQNEQIIFNPNYEEASNTPYIPPMITSNGPDEELRKMFASMQEQLVQGNMMVAQVAQQNADLTQEIVNMTNEIKQLKGADKDEDVVSEI from the coding sequence ATGCGTATAACTATAAATGATAATAACGAAATTACAGGTTACGCCATTGTCGGTGGTATTGAAGGAGATTTTGAGATTGATGATTCGATTATCCCTCATGACTTTACACAAAACTATAAACCGAAATACTACTTGTATCAAAACGAACAAATCATTTTTAATCCAAATTACGAAGAAGCATCCAACACACCTTATATACCACCTATGATTACATCAAATGGACCAGATGAAGAACTAAGAAAAATGTTTGCTAGTATGCAAGAACAACTTGTTCAAGGCAATATGATGGTAGCACAAGTCGCTCAACAAAATGCTGATTTAACACAAGAAATAGTCAACATGACAAATGAAATAAAACAACTCAAAGGAGCGGATAAAGATGAAGATGTTGTTTCCGAAATTTAA
- a CDS encoding BppU family phage baseplate upper protein produces the protein MSMDKIANLQLETTAQYQSLSKLNVQFWNQDQSTAILQFQITRNNYPLALSEENVKVFIALESGDSFLVDDNFNYLDQLNGVISYEIPNDFMKLARDVIGQIYITTLDDEEVVVQRQFSFTVANDLIIDLPSEDKIREIKLFSDMRAEVAEMMTKLNSDFENMNDYVKQVQDTTQQGITALTKLIDDKEKAYNANHEAKMKELDDKGDAYSTKFDEDKQYMDEKFEAFKSSVNGSGLVTTGQSANWQKYKLTADDGTRQYLKKGTIKDITTLAPGSYETVSDDNAAAQGFPTGLNNTYVQIDISAANGDTTRKRIELTSSYNGELYYRIFHTSGTRDTGWKKVAFNDPSSPFETTSGSQAKATIAENNAKTYTDGKFSKRNNTLFEGNANGVGTPINLSETLDNFIVLYIVGDFPGGEFAALGNPLGTRNININKDNIVGLDATDAISYECTLKKVNRQKLEINSDNYVNILTGEGSGANANKFTIQKIIGVYK, from the coding sequence ATGTCTATGGATAAAATAGCCAATTTACAACTTGAAACAACGGCACAATACCAAAGTTTAAGTAAGCTCAATGTTCAGTTTTGGAATCAAGACCAAAGCACAGCAATATTACAATTTCAAATTACACGAAATAACTATCCTTTAGCTTTAAGTGAAGAAAACGTGAAAGTTTTCATCGCGCTTGAATCAGGGGATAGTTTTTTAGTAGACGATAATTTCAACTATTTAGATCAATTAAATGGTGTTATTAGTTATGAAATACCTAATGACTTCATGAAACTGGCTAGAGATGTTATAGGACAAATCTATATAACAACATTAGATGATGAGGAAGTTGTTGTACAAAGACAATTTAGTTTTACTGTAGCTAACGACTTAATTATTGACTTGCCTAGTGAAGACAAAATACGTGAGATTAAACTATTCTCTGACATGCGTGCCGAAGTTGCGGAAATGATGACGAAATTAAATAGTGACTTTGAAAATATGAATGACTATGTTAAGCAGGTACAAGATACAACGCAACAAGGTATCACAGCCTTAACGAAACTCATCGATGATAAAGAGAAAGCTTATAACGCTAATCATGAAGCTAAAATGAAAGAGTTAGACGATAAAGGCGACGCATATAGTACGAAGTTTGATGAAGATAAGCAATACATGGATGAGAAGTTTGAAGCGTTTAAATCTTCAGTAAATGGTAGTGGATTAGTTACGACTGGACAGTCTGCTAACTGGCAGAAATATAAGTTAACAGCTGATGATGGAACGCGACAATACCTCAAAAAAGGTACTATTAAAGACATTACAACACTTGCACCAGGAAGTTATGAAACAGTTTCTGATGATAATGCTGCTGCGCAAGGTTTCCCAACTGGTTTAAATAATACCTATGTCCAAATTGATATATCAGCAGCAAATGGCGATACTACTAGAAAAAGAATAGAATTGACCTCATCTTATAATGGAGAACTATATTATCGAATTTTCCACACATCAGGAACGAGAGATACGGGATGGAAAAAGGTTGCATTTAATGACCCTAGCAGTCCATTTGAAACTACTTCTGGCTCACAAGCTAAAGCAACAATAGCTGAAAATAACGCTAAAACTTATACCGATGGTAAATTTTCGAAACGTAATAATACATTATTTGAGGGGAATGCTAATGGCGTGGGTACACCGATTAATTTAAGCGAGACCTTAGACAATTTTATTGTTCTTTACATTGTTGGAGATTTTCCGGGTGGCGAGTTTGCAGCATTAGGTAACCCACTAGGAACACGTAACATTAATATTAACAAAGATAATATCGTAGGTTTGGACGCAACAGACGCAATAAGTTATGAATGTACGTTGAAGAAAGTTAACAGACAAAAATTAGAAATCAATTCAGACAACTATGTGAATATTTTAACTGGTGAAGGGTCTGGTGCTAATGCGAACAAATTTACCATTCAGAAAATTATAGGGGTGTATAAATAA
- a CDS encoding phage baseplate protein — translation MLKLQKSLTSSLGQEFRQQLHTNFLRTEDFVNTFVEQFKYHKNEELNAHHSSQINDERFRTVERGLQIINQRYDNLVLSKGKNSLQEVKDARLDTLGERHATLFDRLLSDSNRHEIDKEDLIQAVEDTRAQILAQEFEFDIPNSSFQYLTNLSPMTNSVMQSFLLDETCDIAYQTQAYRDNYKLTKMKANGQFISQMELEGGGHGTQIALRHDEVENKTWIYSHIQRPDGYNALVKFTYRPDTTLTYGGYDMEEVFTGHPERSYMTPVINEHEGLIMLRIQYPKSEWESRRSANYVEVRRLEDIDNKVDNVLYRMDIPKHLTSFGDPTQPMQGCTFDDNKLYWYTGDSDPNVPNFITVFDLETGKQLYQKKVDIGKSGNEYPGDFQEAEGCQIYHDRDTGKKALLVGVTVGAGNYRAHEIHGIFMRGLYEKLKAPRTPVSTYETGGRTKSFPVENFTRIADLLEPGDYYMNTVDTMRVTDFPLPKEMRDGGWFLNNSAFNVQGVMVQTLTRNTFARDIMQYVRLVSVNNFTGTNDASNWCHMGYTSIGGPAEAIPSHITNMNQLGIVANKQWYIDTATSSKIQDFPLPGVAGWTCLVDNVTSARFKVTLTRVSSVAPVEMIIAYFSSSGKPERISPWTQFKGTNL, via the coding sequence ATGTTAAAATTACAAAAAAGCTTAACATCATCCTTAGGTCAAGAATTTAGACAACAATTGCATACAAATTTTTTACGCACTGAAGATTTCGTTAATACTTTCGTAGAGCAATTTAAATATCATAAAAACGAAGAATTAAATGCCCACCATTCATCACAAATTAATGATGAAAGATTTAGAACAGTTGAACGTGGATTACAAATCATTAACCAACGATACGACAATCTTGTTTTATCTAAGGGTAAAAATAGTTTGCAAGAAGTTAAGGATGCAAGACTAGATACTTTAGGCGAAAGACATGCGACTTTATTTGACAGATTATTATCGGATTCAAACAGGCATGAAATAGATAAAGAAGATTTAATACAAGCCGTTGAAGATACAAGAGCGCAAATACTAGCGCAAGAATTTGAGTTTGATATACCTAATTCATCATTCCAATATTTAACAAACCTATCACCAATGACAAATTCAGTAATGCAATCATTTTTACTTGATGAAACTTGTGATATTGCTTATCAAACACAAGCTTATAGAGATAATTATAAGTTAACTAAAATGAAAGCGAACGGTCAATTCATTTCACAAATGGAACTCGAAGGTGGCGGTCACGGTACACAGATTGCTTTAAGACATGATGAAGTTGAAAATAAAACGTGGATTTATTCCCATATACAACGGCCAGATGGTTATAATGCATTAGTGAAGTTCACTTATAGACCTGATACCACTTTAACTTACGGGGGTTATGACATGGAGGAAGTATTTACTGGGCACCCTGAACGTTCATACATGACACCTGTCATAAATGAACATGAAGGCTTAATCATGCTTAGAATACAATATCCAAAATCTGAATGGGAATCTAGACGATCTGCAAACTACGTCGAAGTTAGACGTTTAGAAGATATAGATAATAAAGTGGATAATGTGTTATACCGCATGGATATACCAAAACACCTAACAAGTTTTGGTGACCCAACTCAACCAATGCAAGGGTGTACATTTGATGATAATAAATTGTATTGGTACACAGGCGATAGTGACCCTAATGTACCCAATTTTATTACAGTATTTGATTTAGAAACTGGTAAACAATTATATCAAAAGAAAGTGGATATCGGTAAATCAGGGAATGAGTACCCTGGTGACTTCCAAGAAGCTGAAGGTTGTCAAATTTATCACGATAGAGATACAGGCAAGAAAGCATTGCTTGTCGGTGTAACTGTTGGAGCTGGTAACTATCGAGCGCATGAAATACATGGTATTTTCATGCGTGGATTATATGAGAAATTAAAAGCACCACGCACACCTGTATCAACATATGAAACTGGGGGACGCACGAAGTCATTCCCTGTGGAGAACTTTACAAGGATTGCTGATTTATTAGAACCTGGTGATTACTACATGAATACAGTCGACACAATGCGTGTAACGGATTTCCCACTACCTAAAGAAATGCGTGATGGCGGTTGGTTCCTAAATAACAGTGCATTTAACGTTCAAGGAGTTATGGTCCAAACTTTAACGAGAAATACATTCGCTCGTGACATTATGCAATATGTGCGTCTTGTATCAGTCAATAACTTTACAGGTACAAATGATGCTTCGAACTGGTGTCACATGGGCTATACAAGTATCGGAGGGCCTGCAGAAGCAATACCAAGCCATATAACTAATATGAATCAATTAGGTATTGTAGCAAATAAGCAATGGTACATTGATACTGCGACAAGTAGCAAAATACAAGATTTCCCACTACCAGGGGTTGCTGGGTGGACGTGTCTCGTTGATAACGTAACAAGTGCTCGATTTAAAGTGACCTTAACGCGTGTGTCATCTGTTGCACCTGTTGAGATGATTATTGCTTACTTCTCATCTTCAGGAAAACCTGAACGTATATCACCATGGACCCAATTCAAAGGCACAAACTTATAA